The Hyphomicrobiales bacterium genome has a window encoding:
- the tam gene encoding trans-aconitate 2-methyltransferase codes for MAAKPDWDAAQYLRFEDERTRPPADLLARVPLVDPKRCIDLGCGPGNSTELVAQRFPEAVTEGLDSSPDMLEKARRRLPDLSFVLGDVASWADAAGYDLIFANAVLQWLPDHEGLFPRLARSLKPGGCLAVQMPNNLSEPSHVAMREIAAEGRWAERISDAKAERSAIGSFGDYRRWLMEAGCRVDIWQTTYVHALEGVAAIAEWFRSTGLKPYLDRLTAEEQGEFIARYIECIAPAYPVEQDGKVLLRFPRLFIVAVREG; via the coding sequence ATGGCGGCCAAGCCCGATTGGGACGCCGCGCAATATCTGCGCTTCGAGGATGAGCGGACGCGCCCGCCGGCCGATCTGCTCGCCCGCGTGCCGCTCGTCGATCCCAAGCGCTGCATCGATCTCGGCTGTGGCCCCGGCAACAGCACCGAGCTTGTCGCGCAGCGCTTTCCGGAGGCCGTCACCGAAGGCCTGGATTCCTCGCCGGACATGCTGGAGAAGGCGCGCAGGCGCTTGCCGGACCTGTCCTTTGTGCTGGGCGATGTCGCAAGCTGGGCCGATGCGGCGGGCTACGACCTGATCTTCGCCAATGCCGTGCTGCAATGGCTGCCCGACCATGAGGGGTTGTTTCCGCGGCTGGCGCGCTCGCTCAAGCCGGGCGGCTGCCTCGCCGTGCAGATGCCGAACAATCTCTCCGAGCCTTCGCATGTCGCGATGCGCGAGATCGCTGCCGAAGGGCGGTGGGCGGAGCGTATCAGCGATGCCAAGGCCGAGCGCTCGGCGATCGGCTCCTTCGGCGACTATCGCCGCTGGCTGATGGAGGCTGGTTGCCGTGTCGATATCTGGCAGACGACCTATGTGCACGCCCTGGAGGGCGTCGCCGCCATCGCCGAATGGTTCAGGAGCACCGGCCTCAAGCCCTATCTCGACCGGCTGACGGCCGAGGAGCAAGGGGAGTTCATTGCGCGCTATATCGAGTGCATCGCCCCGGCCTATCCGGTCGAGCAGGACGGCAAGGTGCTGCTGCGCTTCCCGCGCCTGTTCATCGTTGCGGTGCGCGAGGGCTGA
- a CDS encoding Amidohydrolase has translation MTQAETVLLNGRIFCGLTEGFVEALAIAGSKVLAAGSAAEIAALQGPGTKIVDLAGRVAIPGLNDAHMHLLPLGLAMGEVNLRPEEGVNSIDEVLRRVAAAARGKKPGEWVIGRGYDHNELAEGRHPTAEELDRVAPDNPVYIKRTCGHVGVVNSRAMAAAGIGHNTPSPSGGLIERRDNKLTGLLAESAMRLIVEAMPQQSLAELKAAIEKAGHYMLSQGFTSVMDAGVGMGAGMAEIEAYEEVARAGTLPVRTWVCIYGNADGIGDEAYAAGYRFGRETGLLRYGAMKVFGDGSAGGLTAAMSEPYLVGDPDNRGIFIYSDADMHRYLRHYHELGYQLAIHAIGDAAIEQVLSGIEKADSAEHPIKGRRHRIEHCGFLTDGQLARMAGCGIDPVPQPAFIYEFGDLYVINLGAERAGASYPMRKWLDGGLHAAASSDAPVCATDPFKNLFTMVTRQTKRHTEIGGTEKLSMEEAVHAYTLLGAYTQFAEDKLGRLVPGQLADIAVLSHDIFAIPVGEVENEVRCDLTLLGGEVVFDRHGQLAAAAQ, from the coding sequence ATGACGCAAGCTGAGACCGTTTTGTTGAATGGCCGCATCTTCTGCGGCCTGACGGAAGGCTTTGTGGAAGCCCTGGCGATCGCTGGCAGCAAGGTGCTGGCAGCTGGATCGGCTGCGGAGATCGCGGCGCTCCAGGGGCCGGGCACGAAGATCGTGGATCTGGCCGGTCGCGTCGCCATTCCCGGTCTCAACGATGCGCATATGCATCTGCTGCCGCTCGGTCTCGCCATGGGCGAGGTCAATCTGCGCCCCGAGGAGGGCGTCAACAGCATCGACGAGGTTCTGCGCCGCGTCGCGGCTGCGGCCAGGGGCAAGAAGCCCGGCGAATGGGTGATCGGTCGTGGCTACGATCACAACGAACTTGCCGAGGGTCGCCACCCCACCGCCGAGGAGCTGGACCGCGTCGCGCCGGACAATCCGGTCTACATCAAGCGCACTTGCGGCCATGTCGGCGTCGTCAACAGCCGGGCGATGGCCGCCGCCGGCATCGGCCACAACACGCCGAGCCCGTCAGGCGGCCTGATCGAGCGGCGCGACAACAAGCTCACCGGCTTGCTGGCCGAGAGCGCCATGCGCCTGATCGTCGAGGCGATGCCGCAGCAGAGCCTTGCCGAGCTGAAGGCGGCGATCGAGAAGGCCGGGCACTACATGCTGTCGCAGGGCTTCACCAGCGTGATGGATGCCGGTGTCGGCATGGGCGCCGGTATGGCCGAGATCGAGGCCTATGAGGAAGTCGCGCGCGCCGGCACGCTGCCGGTGCGGACCTGGGTCTGCATCTACGGCAATGCCGACGGCATCGGCGACGAGGCCTATGCAGCCGGCTACCGCTTCGGCCGCGAGACCGGCCTCCTGCGCTACGGCGCGATGAAGGTCTTCGGCGATGGTAGCGCTGGCGGTCTGACCGCCGCGATGAGCGAGCCCTACCTCGTCGGCGATCCCGATAATCGCGGCATCTTCATCTATTCCGATGCCGATATGCACCGCTATCTCCGGCACTACCACGAGCTCGGCTACCAGCTCGCGATCCACGCCATCGGCGATGCCGCGATCGAACAGGTGCTCTCCGGCATCGAGAAGGCCGACAGCGCCGAGCATCCGATCAAGGGCCGCCGCCACCGCATCGAGCATTGCGGCTTCCTGACCGACGGCCAGCTTGCCCGCATGGCCGGCTGCGGCATCGACCCGGTGCCGCAGCCGGCCTTCATCTACGAGTTCGGCGATCTCTATGTGATCAATCTGGGCGCGGAGCGCGCCGGCGCCTCCTATCCGATGCGCAAATGGCTCGATGGCGGCCTGCATGCCGCGGCGAGCTCGGATGCGCCGGTCTGCGCCACCGACCCGTTCAAGAACCTCTTCACCATGGTCACCCGCCAGACCAAGCGCCACACCGAGATCGGCGGCACTGAGAAGCTGAGCATGGAAGAGGCGGTCCACGCCTATACCCTGCTCGGCGCCTACACCCAGTTCGCCGAGGACAAGCTTGGCCGGCTGGTGCCGGGCCAGCTCGCCGATATCGCCGTGCTCTCGCACGACATCTTCGCGATCCCCGTCGGTGAGGTCGAGAATGAGGTGCGCTGCGACCTGACCCTGCTCGGCGGCGAGGTCGTCTTCGACCGTCACGGCCAGCTCGCGGCTGCCGCGCAATAG
- a CDS encoding Iron complex transport system substrate-binding protein — protein sequence MRAPRWLVGLSSAILLGASALFAGAAGAETIEVTDLAGRVVTVTRDPAKIVLSEGRQLYTLAMLDREDPFKRVVGWGNDLIENDPGAWQKYLAKFPKAKDVANMGNPYAADVSMEKIAALGTEVYILDLSNYFKAQETGLLGKLEKAGIATIFVDFRQDPTQNVLPSVQLLGRVLGREKEAAAFADYYLRQTRRIYARVGSIPDKNKPMVFVERAAGLLPCCATFGPFNFGRFIEEAGGRNWGSQYFSAFQAQAAQEKVLSDNPDVYFLTGANWYGSNPGSSAVSLGYDATPEKVQKEMSALMNRPGFQQLKAVQGKKVMAFYHQFYDAPYYFVAELAMAKELYPDLFKDIDPEAVFKEFHEKFLPISYSGVFWAKLQ from the coding sequence ATGCGCGCTCCCCGTTGGCTTGTCGGCCTTTCTTCCGCCATCCTGTTGGGCGCGTCCGCGCTCTTCGCCGGCGCTGCCGGTGCCGAGACGATCGAGGTCACCGATCTTGCCGGGCGCGTCGTCACCGTCACCCGCGACCCCGCGAAGATCGTGCTGAGCGAGGGCCGCCAGCTCTATACGCTGGCGATGCTGGACCGGGAGGATCCGTTCAAGCGTGTCGTCGGCTGGGGCAACGACCTGATCGAGAACGATCCGGGCGCCTGGCAGAAATATCTGGCCAAGTTCCCGAAGGCCAAGGATGTCGCGAACATGGGCAATCCCTATGCCGCCGATGTCAGCATGGAGAAGATCGCCGCGCTCGGCACCGAGGTCTACATCCTCGACCTCTCCAACTACTTCAAGGCGCAGGAGACCGGCCTGCTCGGCAAGCTCGAGAAGGCCGGCATCGCCACGATCTTCGTCGATTTCCGCCAGGATCCGACCCAGAACGTGCTGCCGAGCGTCCAGCTTCTCGGCCGCGTCCTCGGCCGCGAGAAGGAAGCAGCCGCCTTCGCCGATTACTATCTGCGCCAGACCCGCCGCATCTATGCGCGCGTCGGCTCCATCCCCGACAAGAACAAGCCGATGGTCTTCGTCGAGCGCGCTGCCGGGCTTCTGCCCTGCTGCGCCACCTTCGGTCCCTTCAACTTCGGCCGCTTCATCGAGGAGGCTGGCGGGCGCAACTGGGGCAGCCAGTATTTCTCGGCCTTCCAGGCGCAGGCGGCGCAGGAGAAGGTCCTCTCCGACAATCCCGATGTCTATTTCCTGACCGGCGCAAACTGGTACGGCAGCAATCCGGGCAGCAGCGCCGTCAGCCTCGGCTACGACGCGACGCCCGAGAAGGTGCAGAAGGAGATGTCGGCGCTGATGAACCGGCCCGGCTTCCAGCAGCTCAAGGCGGTGCAGGGCAAGAAGGTGATGGCCTTCTACCATCAGTTCTACGACGCGCCCTATTACTTCGTCGCCGAGCTCGCCATGGCCAAGGAACTCTATCCGGATCTGTTCAAGGACATCGATCCGGAGGCCGTCTTCAAGGAGTTCCACGAGAAATTCCTGCCGATCTCCTATTCCGGCGTGTTCTGGGCCAAGCTCCAGTGA
- a CDS encoding hypothetical protein (Evidence 5 : Unknown function) — MPARPLRLMRPRSRLWRGALPCGLGRRWRDPRSCPESLLRNRVVIPGLTRNPSEGSTLYDGSRFGAAPRLVRDDGVVPCKMSML, encoded by the coding sequence GTGCCGGCACGGCCGCTGCGGCTAATGCGGCCGAGGTCGCGCCTCTGGCGCGGCGCTTTGCCGTGCGGGCTCGGGAGGCGATGGAGGGACCCGAGAAGCTGTCCTGAGAGCCTGCTGCGCAACCGCGTCGTCATTCCGGGCTTGACCCGGAATCCATCGGAGGGCTCGACGCTCTATGATGGATCCCGGTTCGGCGCCGCTCCGCGGCTTGTCCGGGATGACGGCGTGGTTCCGTGCAAAATGAGCATGCTCTAG
- a CDS encoding XRE family transcriptional regulator has protein sequence MSFDVGGRLKEIRVAAGLSQRELAARSGVTHSLISLIEQNRNSPSVASLRKILDGIPMTMVSFFDEARAPKDKVFFEASDLLDLTSRLHQVNGGESRGQMSFRQVGDAQAHNLQILHEAYEPGADTGVAMLKHDSHEGGVVLSGELEITVGDQIKVLKPGDAYLFDSRIPHRYRNIGTERCIVVSACTPPYL, from the coding sequence ATGAGCTTTGACGTCGGCGGAAGACTGAAGGAAATCAGGGTCGCAGCTGGGCTTTCCCAGCGCGAGCTCGCCGCACGTTCCGGCGTGACGCACAGCCTGATCTCGCTGATCGAGCAGAACCGCAACAGCCCGTCGGTCGCATCCCTGCGCAAAATCCTCGACGGCATCCCGATGACGATGGTGAGTTTTTTTGACGAGGCCAGAGCGCCGAAGGACAAGGTCTTCTTCGAGGCATCCGACCTGCTCGACCTCACCTCTCGCCTGCATCAGGTCAATGGCGGCGAAAGCCGCGGGCAGATGTCCTTCCGCCAGGTCGGAGACGCCCAGGCCCACAATTTACAGATCCTGCACGAAGCCTACGAGCCCGGGGCCGACACGGGCGTCGCAATGCTCAAGCACGATTCGCACGAAGGCGGCGTCGTGCTCTCCGGAGAGCTCGAGATCACCGTCGGAGATCAGATCAAGGTTCTGAAGCCGGGCGACGCCTATCTCTTCGACAGCCGCATCCCGCACCGCTACCGCAATATCGGAACCGAGCGCTGCATCGTGGTCAGCGCCTGCACGCCGCCCTATCTCTAG
- a CDS encoding Methyltransferase domain-containing protein, whose protein sequence is MSAPASHDNFTLKEEIRAYWSARAESFDLSFGHAIKSDRELKAFQRLIGDSFGPQPLDVLDLACGTGEITRALLSLNHRVTALDFSEAMLERARAKHGKAARFRLGDAERLLDDDASFDAAITRHLVWTLTDPEAALGEWFRVLRPAGRLLVIDGDWVNRSRWQALVNRFGNWLRDRRGAPVHQIDADTHASITSRFYFKDGLSRQRLEGMLKAAGFVDIAPADYIQVVREQQRAAPLHDAIRLASSTRFALLARKPA, encoded by the coding sequence ATGTCCGCTCCCGCCTCGCACGACAATTTCACCCTCAAGGAAGAGATCCGGGCCTATTGGTCGGCGCGGGCCGAGAGCTTCGATCTCTCTTTCGGCCATGCGATCAAGTCGGATCGTGAGCTGAAGGCCTTCCAGCGGCTGATCGGCGATTCCTTCGGCCCGCAGCCGCTCGACGTGCTCGACCTCGCCTGCGGTACCGGCGAGATCACCCGCGCGCTGCTTTCGCTGAACCACCGCGTCACCGCGCTCGATTTCTCCGAAGCCATGCTGGAACGGGCACGCGCCAAGCACGGCAAGGCGGCGCGCTTTCGGCTCGGCGATGCCGAGCGCCTGCTCGACGACGATGCGAGCTTCGACGCGGCGATCACCCGCCATCTCGTCTGGACGCTGACGGACCCGGAAGCGGCGCTCGGTGAGTGGTTCCGTGTCCTGCGCCCCGCCGGTCGGCTGCTGGTCATCGACGGTGACTGGGTCAACCGCAGCCGCTGGCAGGCTCTGGTCAACCGCTTCGGCAACTGGCTGCGCGACAGGCGCGGCGCGCCTGTCCACCAGATCGACGCCGACACCCATGCCTCGATCACCAGCCGCTTCTATTTCAAGGACGGCCTGAGCCGTCAGCGCCTCGAAGGCATGCTGAAGGCCGCCGGCTTCGTCGACATCGCCCCGGCCGACTACATTCAGGTCGTGCGGGAACAGCAGCGCGCCGCGCCGCTGCATGATGCGATCCGGCTGGCCTCCTCGACCCGCTTCGCCCTGCTCGCCCGGAAGCCCGCGTGA
- a CDS encoding Iron ABC transporter permease: MVAVLPVTATATGDYRRRNAKRLKLVILGVLALLAAVALDVSIGPGNLPLADVLRTLIDPQAASPRLSVIVWDLRLPIALMALAVGAMLGLSGAGMQTILANPLADPFTLGVSAAATVGASVAIVFGWSVVPGAGPFIVTANAFVFALSASLVLFFMTKLRGVSAETMILVGIALLFTCNAITALLQYRSNEVQLTQIVFWTLGSLARATWGKVGVAAVLIALALPFFLMRGWALTALRLGDERAESLGVRVDRLRLEILVATSLLAAVSVSFVGGIGFIGLVGPHIARLLVGEDQRFFLPVATIASAVLLSLASTVSKVITPGVIYPIGIITALIGVPFFFSLVMSIRNKAA, encoded by the coding sequence ATGGTGGCTGTTCTGCCCGTGACGGCGACTGCGACCGGGGACTATCGTCGGCGCAATGCGAAGCGCCTGAAGCTCGTCATTCTCGGCGTGCTGGCGCTGCTCGCCGCGGTTGCGCTCGATGTCTCGATCGGGCCGGGCAACCTGCCGCTGGCCGACGTGCTGCGCACGCTGATCGATCCGCAGGCGGCTTCCCCGCGCCTCTCCGTCATCGTCTGGGATCTGCGCCTGCCGATCGCGCTGATGGCGCTCGCCGTCGGCGCCATGCTCGGCCTCTCCGGCGCCGGCATGCAGACCATCCTCGCCAACCCGCTGGCCGATCCCTTCACGCTCGGCGTCTCGGCCGCGGCGACGGTCGGTGCCTCGGTGGCGATCGTGTTCGGCTGGAGCGTGGTGCCCGGCGCCGGTCCCTTCATCGTCACGGCGAACGCCTTCGTCTTCGCGCTGTCTGCCTCGCTCGTGCTGTTCTTCATGACCAAGCTGCGTGGCGTCAGCGCCGAGACCATGATCCTCGTCGGCATCGCCCTGCTCTTCACCTGCAATGCCATCACCGCGCTGCTGCAATACCGCTCCAACGAGGTGCAGCTCACCCAGATCGTGTTCTGGACGCTGGGCAGCCTGGCGCGCGCCACCTGGGGCAAGGTCGGCGTCGCGGCCGTGCTGATCGCGCTCGCGCTGCCGTTCTTCCTGATGCGCGGCTGGGCGCTCACCGCGCTTCGGCTCGGCGACGAGCGGGCCGAGAGCCTCGGCGTCCGCGTCGATCGCCTGCGGTTGGAAATCCTCGTCGCGACCTCGCTGCTCGCCGCCGTCTCGGTTTCCTTCGTCGGCGGCATCGGCTTCATAGGGTTGGTCGGGCCGCATATCGCGCGGCTCCTGGTCGGCGAGGACCAGCGCTTCTTCCTGCCCGTCGCGACCATTGCCAGCGCGGTGCTGCTCTCGCTTGCCTCCACCGTCTCGAAGGTGATCACGCCCGGCGTGATCTATCCGATCGGCATCATCACGGCGCTGATCGGCGTGCCCTTCTTCTTCAGCCTCGTCATGTCGATCCGCAACAAGGCAGCCTGA
- the gsiC gene encoding glutathione ABC transporter membrane subunit GsiC: MLKHTLQRLLLVLPVLLGVLLIGFLLMQVVPTDPAQVRAGPTATQDVVEAIRQELGLNQPLWKQFLIYIGRLAQGDLGVSIINNVPVVQELGNTIGPTLELMFASLIWAIPLGMLLGTIGAYYRGSLLDRAIMAVSVAGVSLPVFFLGLGLIWLFGFKYPILPFTGRTGPLWTWEGIQGVILPALTLGGVFVGPVARMTRTSVLDELGADHVRTARAKGLGEGRVVLRHTLRNALVPVVTLIGLQIGFLLGGAVVTETVFSWPGIGRLAVGAILSSDLPMAQGTIIVLSLGFILVNLAVDVLYAVLDPRVRGA, encoded by the coding sequence ATGCTCAAACATACGCTGCAAAGGCTGCTGCTGGTCCTGCCGGTCCTGCTCGGCGTGCTGCTGATCGGCTTCCTGCTGATGCAGGTGGTGCCGACCGATCCGGCCCAGGTCCGCGCCGGCCCGACCGCGACCCAGGACGTCGTCGAGGCCATCCGTCAGGAACTCGGGCTCAACCAGCCGCTCTGGAAGCAGTTCCTGATCTATATCGGGCGGCTCGCGCAGGGCGATCTCGGCGTCTCGATCATCAACAACGTCCCCGTCGTGCAGGAGCTCGGCAACACCATCGGCCCGACGTTGGAGCTGATGTTCGCCTCGCTGATCTGGGCGATCCCGCTCGGCATGCTGCTCGGCACGATCGGCGCCTATTATCGTGGCTCGCTGCTCGACCGCGCGATCATGGCGGTCTCGGTCGCCGGCGTGTCGCTGCCGGTCTTCTTCCTCGGGCTGGGGCTGATCTGGCTCTTCGGCTTCAAATACCCGATCCTGCCATTCACCGGCCGCACCGGCCCGCTCTGGACCTGGGAGGGCATTCAGGGCGTCATCCTGCCGGCGTTGACGCTGGGCGGGGTCTTCGTCGGCCCGGTCGCCCGCATGACCCGGACCTCGGTGCTCGACGAACTCGGCGCCGACCATGTCCGCACTGCCCGCGCCAAGGGCCTCGGCGAGGGCAGGGTCGTGCTGCGCCATACGCTGCGCAATGCGCTGGTTCCGGTCGTCACGCTGATCGGCTTGCAGATCGGCTTCCTGCTCGGCGGCGCGGTCGTGACCGAGACGGTGTTCTCATGGCCGGGCATCGGCCGGCTTGCGGTCGGCGCCATCCTGTCGAGCGACCTGCCGATGGCGCAGGGCACGATCATCGTGCTGTCGCTCGGCTTCATCCTCGTCAATCTCGCGGTGGACGTCCTCTATGCCGTGCTCGACCCGCGTGTGAGGGGCGCCTGA
- the hmuV gene encoding Hemin import ATP-binding protein HmuV, with translation MALAIRDLDFRYGATPILRGLGTGELPRGELAALVGPNGSGKSTLFRCAAGLLRPEAGHVSLDGQDLTGLSQRERARKVFYLSQDTAARVALSVFDIILLARKSLHRGFALAASADDTHAVEAVIAELGLGPFASRDIATLSGGQRQLAAIGQALVREPDVLLLDEPTSALDVRRQLDVMATIREATRRRGIVTVVAIHDLSLAARFADRVLVMNAGRIAQAGQPEMVLAHPAVAETYAVGVHLERSARGTLLVEPYIHGQ, from the coding sequence ATGGCCCTGGCGATCCGCGATCTCGACTTCCGCTACGGCGCAACGCCGATCCTGCGCGGACTCGGCACGGGCGAGCTGCCGCGCGGCGAGCTTGCCGCGCTGGTCGGGCCGAACGGTTCCGGCAAATCGACCCTGTTCCGCTGCGCCGCCGGGCTGCTGCGCCCCGAGGCCGGCCATGTCAGCCTCGACGGCCAGGACCTTACCGGGCTTTCGCAGCGCGAGCGGGCGCGAAAAGTCTTCTATCTCTCGCAGGATACCGCGGCGCGGGTCGCGCTGTCCGTCTTCGACATCATCCTGCTCGCCCGCAAGAGCCTGCATCGCGGCTTCGCGCTCGCGGCCTCGGCCGACGACACGCATGCCGTCGAGGCGGTGATCGCGGAGCTCGGCCTCGGCCCCTTCGCCTCGCGCGACATCGCCACGCTCTCGGGCGGCCAGCGCCAGCTCGCGGCGATCGGCCAGGCGCTGGTGCGCGAGCCCGACGTGCTGCTCCTCGACGAGCCGACCAGCGCGCTCGACGTCCGCCGCCAGCTCGACGTCATGGCGACGATCCGCGAGGCGACGCGCCGGCGCGGCATCGTCACCGTCGTGGCGATTCACGATCTGTCGCTGGCGGCGCGCTTCGCCGATCGCGTGCTCGTCATGAACGCCGGACGCATCGCTCAGGCGGGCCAGCCTGAAATGGTGCTTGCGCATCCGGCCGTGGCGGAGACATATGCGGTCGGCGTGCATTTGGAGCGCTCCGCCCGGGGCACGCTTTTGGTCGAGCCCTATATCCACGGTCAGTGA
- the gsiD gene encoding glutathione ABC transporter membrane subunit GsiD yields the protein MSSSTSPFQPGVKTVDAAVSVAAAAPMRRKTVLRMLLSDVGACIALVLVVLAVFGAVFAPWLAPTDPYGNDLANTLKPPGEMGLLGTDGQGRDMITRLLFGLRTTLIMGSASVIFGCLIGGVIGFAAAYYPKLSGVLMRCMDVLLSFPAILFGLAIAAIFGPGLTAVIIALSIATVPLMARVVRGSALVVLQQGYIEAARSLGLSDLRIILRYVLPNCLSAMFVFVTLRFGQVILLGAALSFLGLGAQPPTAELGAMAADGRNFLFFAPHVSVLPSLVIFAVVLAFNVLGDALRDALDPKLRK from the coding sequence ATGAGTTCCTCGACCAGCCCGTTCCAGCCCGGCGTCAAGACCGTCGACGCTGCCGTCAGCGTCGCGGCCGCCGCGCCCATGCGCCGGAAGACGGTGCTCAGGATGCTGCTCTCCGATGTCGGGGCCTGCATCGCGCTCGTCCTCGTCGTCCTCGCGGTCTTCGGCGCGGTCTTTGCGCCCTGGCTCGCCCCGACCGACCCCTATGGCAACGACCTCGCCAATACGCTGAAGCCGCCGGGCGAGATGGGCCTGCTCGGCACAGACGGGCAGGGCCGCGACATGATCACCCGCCTGCTCTTCGGCCTCAGGACGACGCTGATCATGGGCTCTGCCTCGGTGATCTTCGGCTGCCTGATCGGCGGCGTCATCGGCTTCGCGGCGGCCTATTATCCGAAGCTCTCGGGCGTCCTGATGCGGTGCATGGATGTGCTGCTCTCCTTCCCCGCCATCCTGTTCGGACTCGCCATCGCGGCGATCTTCGGGCCGGGGCTGACGGCGGTCATCATCGCGCTCTCGATCGCGACCGTGCCGCTGATGGCGCGCGTCGTGCGCGGCTCGGCGCTGGTGGTGCTGCAGCAGGGCTATATCGAGGCGGCCCGCTCGCTCGGCCTGAGCGATCTACGCATCATCCTGCGCTATGTCCTGCCGAATTGCCTGTCGGCGATGTTCGTCTTCGTCACCCTGCGCTTCGGCCAGGTTATCCTGCTCGGCGCGGCGCTCTCCTTCCTCGGCCTGGGCGCCCAGCCGCCGACCGCGGAGCTTGGCGCCATGGCCGCCGACGGACGCAACTTCCTGTTCTTCGCGCCGCATGTCTCGGTGCTGCCGAGCCTGGTGATCTTCGCGGTCGTGCTTGCGTTCAACGTGCTCGGCGATGCGCTGCGCGACGCCCTCGATCCCAAGCTGCGGAAGTAA
- a CDS encoding ABC transporter substrate-binding protein: MMKLSTLLLACAAAASFAAVPAVAQQKAPLSILRVIDADNYDPIRTTATAAAEVLYMLADTLVTVDFDMKTIKPGLANSWTVSPDGTTYTFKLRNDVKFCDGRPMTIDDVVYSLKRWTDPANKSPVSFRGGPVKDIRAEGDSTLIYELKEPYSDLLFQLALSFASVVDKNTVEKLGQNFGVQGFNGTGPYCWSKWTPRQELVLKKNPHYNWGSPIYKDPKPQIDEIVWKVIPESNTLMAAIQAKQADVTYYMPYIALDTMQRIPGMTVQRQENYIYDIFMGFKVDKPVSKDSAIREAVNMATDKQAIAKAIFFGKGTALPSLLNPAVLDYDKDSAGKMPKHDPAGAIKVLEAAGWKPGADGIREKDGQKATFTVYGIRNDVNPRISEAMQADLRKVGIDLKIQLWDATVAWGKLATQEFDAFYMAYPYVTATEALNLYFASRQVPTPNRMNWKDPKTDELLKSAATAVDADKRKQAIGAVQNQLTEANVWVPLASQPLWVVAGDRVEGARAHGIYGAGLYKGLDIKLKR; the protein is encoded by the coding sequence ATGATGAAACTCTCCACCCTGCTTCTCGCCTGCGCTGCCGCCGCGAGCTTCGCCGCCGTGCCGGCCGTGGCGCAGCAGAAGGCGCCGCTCTCGATCCTGCGCGTGATCGACGCCGATAATTACGACCCGATCCGCACCACCGCGACGGCTGCCGCCGAGGTGCTCTACATGCTCGCGGACACGCTGGTGACGGTCGACTTCGACATGAAGACGATCAAGCCGGGCCTCGCCAATAGCTGGACGGTCTCGCCCGACGGCACGACCTACACCTTCAAGCTGCGCAACGACGTCAAGTTCTGCGACGGCCGGCCGATGACGATCGACGATGTCGTCTATTCGCTGAAGCGCTGGACCGACCCGGCCAACAAGTCGCCGGTCTCCTTCCGCGGCGGCCCGGTCAAGGACATCCGCGCCGAGGGCGATTCCACGCTGATCTACGAGCTGAAGGAACCCTATAGCGACCTGCTCTTCCAGCTCGCTTTGTCCTTCGCCTCGGTCGTCGACAAGAACACGGTCGAGAAGCTCGGCCAGAACTTCGGCGTGCAGGGCTTCAACGGCACTGGCCCCTATTGCTGGTCGAAATGGACCCCGCGCCAGGAGCTCGTCCTCAAGAAGAACCCGCACTACAACTGGGGCTCACCGATCTACAAGGATCCCAAGCCGCAGATCGACGAGATCGTCTGGAAGGTCATCCCCGAGTCGAACACGCTGATGGCCGCGATCCAGGCCAAGCAGGCCGACGTGACCTACTACATGCCCTATATCGCGCTCGACACGATGCAGCGCATCCCCGGGATGACGGTGCAGCGGCAGGAAAACTACATCTACGACATCTTCATGGGCTTCAAGGTCGACAAGCCGGTCTCGAAGGACTCGGCGATCCGCGAAGCGGTCAACATGGCCACCGACAAGCAGGCGATCGCCAAGGCGATCTTCTTCGGCAAGGGCACGGCGCTGCCGTCGCTGCTCAACCCGGCCGTGCTCGACTACGACAAGGATTCGGCCGGCAAGATGCCGAAGCATGATCCGGCGGGCGCCATCAAGGTGCTGGAAGCGGCCGGCTGGAAGCCCGGCGCCGACGGCATCCGCGAGAAGGACGGCCAGAAGGCGACCTTTACCGTCTACGGCATCCGCAACGACGTGAACCCGCGCATCTCCGAGGCGATGCAGGCCGATCTGCGCAAGGTCGGCATCGACCTCAAGATCCAGCTCTGGGATGCCACCGTCGCCTGGGGCAAGCTCGCGACGCAGGAGTTCGACGCCTTCTACATGGCCTATCCCTATGTGACGGCCACCGAGGCGCTGAACCTCTACTTCGCCAGCCGGCAGGTGCCGACGCCGAACCGGATGAACTGGAAGGATCCGAAGACCGACGAGCTGCTGAAGTCGGCGGCGACCGCCGTCGATGCCGACAAGCGCAAGCAGGCGATCGGCGCCGTGCAGAACCAGCTCACCGAGGCGAATGTCTGGGTGCCGCTGGCCTCGCAGCCGCTCTGGGTGGTGGCTGGCGACCGGGTCGAGGGCGCGCGCGCCCACGGCATCTACGGCGCCGGCCTCTACAAGGGCCTCGACATCAAGCTGAAGCGCTGA